From Impatiens glandulifera chromosome 7, dImpGla2.1, whole genome shotgun sequence:
tttataaaataacattttttaaatgaaattataattattaactaaaCAAATAGTTagtattaactaatttattcaACCATAGGagaccaaaaaaaatattaaaaagttagaaaaacaaaatattaacagAGTAAGACTACTCAGGAGCAGCAACAAATGTCATACATCTAAAACTAAAACTATGTATAAGACTTATTATCCAGCATGAGCACTTTGACAGGGTTGTATTTTTGGTTTCAATGGGATGGTGTTCAAACACCCGAAATGGGCGTCCATGGGGTGATCTCGTAGTTACTAAGGGTTCATAAGGAGATGCTATTATGGTAGGCATGCTGATGCATACACCCCATATGGTGAAAACCTATATTatacccaacccaacccaatcCAATCCAAAACGTACCCAATTTTGACCCTAAACTCCTGATTTACCCGACCCAGTTAGTAACCATATACCCAACCCCAATTTTGACCCTAAACTCCTGATTTACCCGACCCCAATCGGAATGGCAGGTACCTGACGAGCACCCGATGACATGCCTACCAATGGCTAAGATTGTAACAGCAAAAACACATCAAGTAGGTTTCAAAATctctataaatatttattatattttgtttcagAACAGAAGGCAGCATCAGCTATCATTGTTTCAACCCAAACTTTAGTGGTATAGTCTCTATTAGGGGAGCTATAACTCCCCTTTATCTCAACGCTTATATAATCTTAAAAACATAGACTTTCCAACATGCCAAACCCATGAAAAAAACACCATTCCAGGCTAGACACACATGGTTGGATACCCCATAAGAATAACTGTGATTTGAACAAAAGTAGAACTAAAATTGTTATTTCAGAAACTCCAACAAAGAAAACAAACCCATTTTGAAATAACATTAGTAGACAAAGATTTGCAGCTGAAAAGAAGAAAATGGATTTTATACAGTTTGAAACAGATGATGTCTTTAGAATAGTATAATAATGTCAGTAGTTTGCATTGTAACAATAGCTAACACatgatatatttatacaaaatcaaAACTTATGCAGCTACCAATACATTTAGCGGACCACCACCAAGGATATGTAAATAAAGAGCAAGACATATGGTAACAATGACCAAACTTTTTGCACCAACATACCTGACCACATGTAGGCCTCTGTCAAGAACTTGGTCACAAACAACATTCGAACTTCTTTTCGTCGCCTCTGATAGTTTAAAAAAGAAGAACTCCATGAGACTGTGAATTGTTTCAAATGTCACTCTCCCAGCCACATCAAACACAAATTTCCTGTTGCTTGGGATCGCCAATGTTGAACTAATAGTGTTGGCCCAACTGTTGTTGTTACTCTCACCTCCATCATCCATTTCCTCCAACCTAATTGAACAAGGGGATGATGATCTTGACCTTAAATCAGGAGGACTAGATTTCTTCACTTGGTGAGAGGTTCTCACAAGTGTTTCCACTGCCCCATTACAAATTGAGACCAAGATGTCTTGAACCTTAGTGTTGTGCTTTGGGTTTGTCAGCCCAGCAAATATATCATCGTAAAAGTTCACATCCATTGTTTTATCAAGGTAAATAGAAACTGCAGTACTGACAAACGTCTGGATGGAATCTGCTATTAGAACTTTACACTCGTCGGTACAAACTGTGCTCACCCAATCTGGAACAGAAGGCTTATCTGTATTATTGGATCCTTCACAAGAATAGAATCCCACAACCAAATTCCTAGCAAATGAACCAACAATTGCTGATACAAAACCAGTCCCAGCTTTAGACATCATCATCTCCATGGCTCGATCAGAAAAAGTTGAATTTGGTGATGACCCTTGTTGCCTCTCACTCCCTTTTACCGACCTTTGATACCCTCTGGAAATCCCAAACGCCATAGCCTCAGTAACCCTAGCAATGGACTCAGAGAACTCCTTTGACTTAGCAATTTTTGACAATTGCCTCAAACTATTAGGAACTTGGTCAGAATCTGACTGTAAGAACTCCTTAAGATCCCTAGATACAACACCAATAGCCTCTGATGAATCAGAAACCATCTCTGCCATTGATAGAAAAGCTCCAAGTAGCTTCAATAATCTCTTCCTCTTTCTAGTGAAAGAAGGCAAATTGTACACCTTGTAAACCCCATAACTAGAGACACCAAAAACTATGAGTCCAATAAtcaatttcttctttctttgagAGAAATTCAATGCCCCTTTCACAAGTTGAATATCCATAGcagaaatgaataaaatttgaaCTCAAACAGCTGTGAATATGAAACCTAGATAAATAAACTAGGGTTTGTGATTGGGAGTAGGCGTAAGTGAATTGATTGATGCAAAATGAAATTGATTTGCTTTTTCGATCGGGTAAGATAGATAGTGTAAATAATCA
This genomic window contains:
- the LOC124944854 gene encoding protein PHLOEM PROTEIN 2-LIKE A10-like produces the protein MDIQLVKGALNFSQRKKKLIIGLIVFGVSSYGVYKVYNLPSFTRKRKRLLKLLGAFLSMAEMVSDSSEAIGVVSRDLKEFLQSDSDQVPNSLRQLSKIAKSKEFSESIARVTEAMAFGISRGYQRSVKGSERQQGSSPNSTFSDRAMEMMMSKAGTGFVSAIVGSFARNLVVGFYSCEGSNNTDKPSVPDWVSTVCTDECKVLIADSIQTFVSTAVSIYLDKTMDVNFYDDIFAGLTNPKHNTKVQDILVSICNGAVETLVRTSHQVKKSSPPDLRSRSSSPCSIRLEEMDDGGESNNNSWANTISSTLAIPSNRKFVFDVAGRVTFETIHSLMEFFFFKLSEATKRSSNVVCDQVLDRGLHVVRYVGAKSLVIVTICLALYLHILGGGPLNVLVAA